The genomic interval TGCCTGGCCACCTCATGTCGTCTGACTTCTGCTCTCACTGTAGCTACAGCCAACTGCCTCTGGACATTCATGTTGCCCAGATCTGTCTTGCTGGGCTAACAGCAACCTCTGGCCCTGAAGCCCATAGCCCCGCAGCCCCCAAACCCCAGAAGGCCCCTTCTGCTGTGCCCCAGaactcccctcccctgcctgccctTCCGTCTGTCGACTTCACTTCCTGACTGGTGAGTTTCAAACCCACAGCCTGGGTCGGCACTACCTCCTACACCACCCACCCCCTCTAGCGTTGGCCTATCAGCTCTGCCAGCCAGTCCCTGCTACGATTCCCCAGCCGGGTGGATGGAGAGACCTTAACAAGCATCCCAGGGCCTCCTGTGGGAGGTGGCTAATTAAGATGGGTGTTGGTGCTGGGAGAATGTGGCACACCAGGTCCCAGGTGCAAtcccaaactcttttttttttttttttttaattattagcacctttaattattatttattttattttattttggctgtgttgggtcttcgtttccgtgcgagggcttcctctagttgcggcaagcgggggccactcttcatcgcggtgcgcgggcctctcactatcatgacctctcttgttgcggagcaaaggctccttacgcgcaggctcagtagttgtggctcacgggcctagttgctccgcggcatgtgggatcttcccagaccagggctcgaacccgtgtccactgcattagcaggcagattctcaaccactgcaccaccagggaagcccaacaatccCAAACTCTTGATGACCTACAGGTTTGTGTTCAGTCTCAAACTCTCACAGGAATCCATACACACCCGGTCTGGCACCTTTAATGCCCTGCATTCCAGCTCACAGTTGTACTCCCCGCCTACTCCGCACATCCGAAGAGTTCACATACTTACATCTTGCAGTGTACATCTTGCAGACCTTAGTCGGCTACCCCACTGCAACCACCTCCTGCTTTAAAGGGCCAAGTTGGTACAGGGAGAACAGGTTATGGAGGACAGTAACCTATAACCAGACAAAACCACCAGGCTCCATGTTCAATTAGTTTCATAATAATTAACTCATCTATAACACTTAATAGTTTACAACACACTTTCACACATGTAGACTTCACGACAGGCCCAAGGGGTAGGATTTTTATCCCTattctacagaaaaggaaactgaagctcagagaggccagTAAGAGGCGACACAAGGATACCGATCTAGGTCTTCTGATTATAGTTCTGATACCCTTTGCACTACACCACCCAACTAAGATGCTTGCCAACCAGTTCCCCTTATCCCTAATACCACTGTCTTGCCCTTGATTTAGGACCTGAAAGAGAAGAGGCTGGATGAGGAATTGAAGGACAGAATGAGGATGcaggggtgggtgaggggggAAATAGTGGATAGTTTGGTGTAATCATTTTGTTTCAGGACTCAAACCTTTCCGGCCCTGCCAAATGCCTCTTCTCCTGCTTATCTAACTGATACTAATTTGTGAAGGATAGGGGATGTTAATATATTAATGTGTAGCTGGAGATAAGAATTAGGGTTAGGATTACCCACGGGAAACTGTAAAATAGCCTGAACAATAATAACTAACaatgagtgtttactatgtgccaggtactgttctaagcattctatatacatatattaactcattcaattttCACAACAACCCAAGAGGTAGGTGTTTTgttatttatccccattttacagatgaggaaacaggcacggGCCAAAGTTTAAGTAACtggccaaggttacacagctagtaagttgcAAAGTTGGAACCCATGCAGTCTGACTCTAGCGGTAAGATGATGCCACTTAACGCAGTCATAGAATCTAAGTACGCACAAATGTAAATCATTCTGTGGGTTTGAAGGGAGGTTTTTCATTTGTGTTCCTACTATGACTGCCTCTTTCTCTTGGGGGAAAGAGGAACTATGCCCTTTCCCATCCCCACGAAGAAGGCCGTGTGTCAAAGCacttatttaataataaacaaatattgatcAACCACTATGGCCGCGCCTAGTGAAAATGTGAAGACCCCTCCTTCCCCTCATATTTATGCATATTCCAGACCCCtccctttgtcatttttttttttttttttacgcgcCCAGGATCAGGCATGTACTCTGGACTCCAGCACACTCATGTCTGTACCTGTGGCTTTGTCACATACAGGAATGCGCCGGCCCGAGGCTGCTGTTTTTCAAATTGAATTTCTAGCATGTTCACACCCCGTTAGGAGGGGATATGGAAGAGACTATGTGTACCAGTGGACGCACTTGCAAACATGTGAGTATTTGCTAGGTGTCGCTGTGCCCAACCCGGGGCCTCTGTAGCCGGGGTAAATAGCTCAGTATTTTGCTTCTCTGGGTGTTCCAGAGTGTGATGCAATAGCAGCGAACAAGGGCGTCATCATGAGGTCACTGCAAGACAAGGGGAAAGGGGCGGGAGGGCGCTCCCTTGAGGGGAGGAGCCCTTTCACCCGGCCCTCGAAGCGGCACCTTCTCTCTCTTCACCAGAGTTTCTCTAGAGCCTCCTCCCTCGGATAAGACCTCTTCCAGCTGCCACCACAGAAAGCTCTGTTTTCAATCCGGGGTTTTGAAGTTTAGGCTCTGGTCACTATGAGAATCTCTGGAAGCCCTGCCCCCAGTTTTAAGTTTCATCCAATAAAGAACCTAAAGGAGGGGCCGGCAGGCGGTTCAGTGACGCAATGCAGATTGATTGGCATTCAGGCCATCGACGTCCTGGATTAGCCCCGAGTTTCGCCAATCCAAAGGCAGGGGTGGGACGGTGCAGGCGCAGAGGATTGGGTTTGGCTGGACTCGATTTAAAGAGACAGAAGCTGTCGGGGTCCAAGAAGACGGTACCCAAGACCCTCCCCCAAGTCCTTGGGCCCACTTGGGTCCCCAAAGCTGGGGATATGGTTTGCGGAGGCTTTGCCTGCTCCAAGAATGCGCTGTGCGCGCTCAACGTAGTGTACATGGTGAGGTTTTGGAGGTGGGGGAAGCTTCAGGGCGGAAAAGCGAGCAGGGAGAATCTCTAGGGTACTTCCGATGGGGAGAGGGGTGTACTGGGGATTCCGGGAAGATTCCCGGGAACTTCCGGCGAAGAGGGAATTCCTCGGGACTTCCGTGGGATGAGGGGAGACTTCCGGTGATCAGAGGGTttgtctgggggtgggggtaatGAACTGAAGGCTGTGGGCATAAAGGCCCAGCCCTCCCTCTTGTGAACTTAAGTTTCTCCCCAATAGAAGTGATGGATGAAGCTAAATGTTCCATTTTATATTCATAGACTCTACTATCcctgccacctcccacccctgTCCCAGCCATTCTGACCTCTGATGGGAGGAACGCCCAGGGATGCTTCTGGTCCTGATAGTAGCACCTCCTCTCCCTCGTTCACACAAAACTCAGTTCTCCTTTTTTGTCCAACCCCcgggccccgccccccccacctccccccgccATGGCCTTTGGCTGTGGTGCACACTAGAATTCTTTGAGATGTATCCTGCTCTGTTTCCCATAGCTGGTAGGCTTGTTGCTCATTGGAGTGGCTGCTTGGGCTAAGGGCCTGGGTCTGGTGTCCAGCATCCACATCATCGGAGGAGTCATTGCTGTGGGAGTCTTCCttcttctcatcgcggtggctggACTGGTGGGTGCTGTCAACCACCACCAAGTACTGCTGTTCTTTGTATCCTGACCTGAAGTGATGGGGGCACTGGGGCTCCTGGGAGGGCCGAGTCAGCTAGGATGTTAGTGACAAGGGTAGGAGACCTCAGGGATCTTGGGGATATGTCTCCTTGCCCTCCCTTATACCATACTCTATGAAACAGAAGCTgatgattttattgttttcaacTGACATAATTTTATAAGTTCTATGACTAGATCAGATGGTTATTATAGGTGGAACATAAGAGTCtaggactttttgtttttttccataactCTTCCTCTCAGTACATGATCATCCTTGGTTTGGTCTTCGTTTTCCAGTTTGGAATCTCTTGCTCATGTCTGGCTATTAACCTAAGCAAACAGGTAAGAGGGTGCCCTTTCAAGTACTTGATATTTTCCCCCCTCTAACCTCTAACTAACTCCTTACTCTCAGTCTGGCCCCAAAGGTCATTCTTAGGTCCACTACTTCCAGAATCTTGAGCCATTTGCTTCCTCTGGGATGTCTGGCTAATTGTCCATGAGGATGATCCAGAGAAGTGGATAGTTATCATTGTGTCTGCACCTTTGCTTCTGAAGGATGTTAACTCCCTTCACTCGAACAGGGAAACGGAGGCACTTGAACTGGGATCAGGATGTAGGGGATTCTTAAGGTTAGCAGCAAATAATTTCCTTCTGCCTATACCCTCCAGACAGATGTCATCAATGCTTCTTGGTGGGTGATGAGCAACAAGACCCGGGATGAACTGGAAAGAAgttttgattgctgtggcttgtTCAACCTCACAACCCTGGACCAACAAGATTATGCTTTCTGCACTGCAGTGAGTTGGTGTGGGAAAGGGTGCAGGGTGCCGGGGCGGGAATGGTCGGACACTGGGTAAGGCCAATGCCCCAATTGGCAGATTTGAGTTTGaatgtgattgcctttctctagtAGCTCACTTGTATTGGGGCTGTGTGCTGGTGGGAGTGGCGGGGTGGATACAGAGACTAGAGAATTAGCCAAGTGAGATTCCAGTCTGTAGGGTACTGATGAGGAATTGGAAGATAATTTCTAGGGTCATTCACCATAGATATTAGGATAGAGCACTGTAGCAATTCTGCATCCTCCAAACACACATACGTGTGTTTTATCCTCAGATCTGCAAGAGCCGGAGCCCCACATGCCAGATGTGTGGAGAAAAGCTTCTTAAGCATTCAGATGAAGCCCTGAAAATCCTGGGGGGTGTTGGACTCTTCTTTAGCTTTACAGAGGTAACATTCTCTAGTTCCCTTATGTCCTTTCTCTACACCCCTAAGTCTTAGCCCCAGAGATTCAGAATTGGTGCTTATCTCTTTCCCTTTGCTTCTACAGATCCTTGGTGTTTGGCTAGCAATGAGATTTCGGAATCAGAAGGATCCTCGAGCCAACCCCAGTGCCTTTCTATGAGACTTTGGATCCTTCTGACTTCTctcctgctgtctgctctctctaagctttttcttccttccttaggGAAAACCTGGGGTCTATAACCCTTTTTgtttgagaaaaaggaaaggcCCTTTGCCATGCTCCCTAAAGATGATTGAATAGCTAGGCTTTATGCCTTGACATGTTTTGTTGGGAGCAAGATtataaggaataaagaaaaaccttccttcctctctccctaa from Balaenoptera ricei isolate mBalRic1 chromosome 10, mBalRic1.hap2, whole genome shotgun sequence carries:
- the TSPAN31 gene encoding tetraspanin-31 codes for the protein MVCGGFACSKNALCALNVVYMLVGLLLIGVAAWAKGLGLVSSIHIIGGVIAVGVFLLLIAVAGLVGAVNHHQVLLFFYMIILGLVFVFQFGISCSCLAINLSKQTDVINASWWVMSNKTRDELERSFDCCGLFNLTTLDQQDYAFCTAICKSRSPTCQMCGEKLLKHSDEALKILGGVGLFFSFTEILGVWLAMRFRNQKDPRANPSAFL